From a region of the Zingiber officinale cultivar Zhangliang chromosome 10B, Zo_v1.1, whole genome shotgun sequence genome:
- the LOC122030294 gene encoding formin-like protein 8, translating to MALPLIAALLFCSSFAVPADGDARRGLHQPLYPIQWTPPPPPIVQDFTDSPTVDSIGFTSGSTPSPPAAVAPARSHSQRVVAAAVCASVAALAVLLLSGLFLYRRRLSTSPDARRLIGRDDSGIRQEGGRPRAMAPDVLYLGTMEAGAGGRRRSDEVNASPYRKLGKERLLFEMHHPSPQLQPLPPLSATASRRGMVPPQRLSYDGDTYYTTQRSGATATVDSSISSVTRWSLSSGGVEVLPVPPTDSTQSRRSFSKTRPSSYSNSDVKSIIQPPSMPATKPPPPPPPPPPPPPPPPPPPPPRRMYETIEVQTTTPPPPPPPPPPPQSGVSINQVMAKTERPITDRMTPSSRRRLLNPLPAEASRFNPLTTGKLGNGSTLQVGSVVEDLECDAKPKLKPLHWDKVRATSDRAMVWDQLASSSFELNEDVIESLFVNNATSALPKDTGRKQGIMPSKQENRLLDPKRSQNIAILLRALNVTRDEISRALLDGNIDCLGAAILETLVKMAPTKEEELKLHNYTGDVTELGSAESFLKTILDIPFAFRRIDAMLYRANFESEVKYLKQCYGTLEAACEDLRSSRLFLKLLEAVLRTGNRMNVGTNRGQAMAFKLDTLLKLADVRGTDGKTTLLHFVVREIVRLEGSSSESTANDSSNIAEGQFKNQDLKVVAELSSELSNVRKAAGMDSDVLSSYASKLEIGLEKVKSVLHLEKSCTQGMKFFETMRIFVPQSEREIGFVKGDEKKAMNLVKETTEYFHGDATKEESHPLRIFMVVRDFLSMLDGVCKEVNRLHERTMIGSARSFSIPASTCQPVLQRYEWRRGSEDDDSSSS from the exons ATGGCACTGCCACTGATCGCAGCTCTCCTCTTTTGCTCCTCCTTCGCCGTCCCTGCGGACGGCGATGCCCGGAGGGGCCTTCACCAGCCTCTGTATCCCATCCAGTGGACCCCGCCCCCGCCGCCAATCGTTCAAGATTTTACTGACTCACCGACGGTGGACTCGATCGGCTTCACATCTGGGAGTACTCCCTCCCCTCCCGCGGCTGTCGCTCCGGCCCGGTCCCACTCCCAAAGGGTCGTTGCCGCCGCGGTCTGCGCCTCCGTTGCCGCCCTCGCGGTTCTGCTCTTATCGGGGCTCTTCCTTTACCGGAGGAGGTTGTCTACCTCGCCTGACGCCAGGAGGCTTATCGGCCGCGACGACAGCGGCATCCGGCAGGAGGGCGGAAGACCCCGCGCGATGGCGCCGGACGTCCTCTACCTCGGCACGATGGAAGCAGGAGCAGGGGGCAGGCGGCGGAGCGACGAGGTGAATGCTTCCCCTTACCGGAAGCTGGGGAAGGAGCGGCTACTGTTCGAAATGCATCACCCGAGCCCCCAGCTCCAGCCGCTACCGCCGCTGAGCGCGACGGCCTCACGGAGGGGAATGGTTCCTCCGCAAAGGCTGTCCTACGATGGGGATACTTATTATACTACGCAGCGGTCGGGGGCAACCGCCACCGTCGACAGCTCGATTAGTTCTGTCACGCGGTGGAGCCTCAGCAGCGGAGGGGTGGAAGTACTGCCCGTGCCGCCAACTGACTCTACTCAATCCCGGAGATCTTTCTCCAAAACGAGACCTAGCTCTTATTCGAATTCCGATGTGAAATCGATAATTCAACCTCCGTCAATGCCCGCTACAAAACCACCaccacctccaccaccaccaccacctcctcctcctcctcctcctcctcctcctcctcctcgcagGATGTACGAGACCATTGAAGTTCAAACAACCACTCCTCCGCCGCCACCACCTCCCCCGCCTCCACCACAATCAGGAGTGTCAATTAATCAAGTAATGGCCAAAACCGAACGCCCAATTACAGATAGAATGACTCCGTCGTCAAGGCGTAGATTGCTAAATCCACTTCCCGCAGAAGCTTCAAGGTTCAACCCACTCACTACTGGGAAGCTTGGCAACGGCAGCACTTTGCAAGTCGGCAGCGTGGTGGAAGATCTGGAGTGCGATGCCAAACCCAAGTTGAAGCCCCTTCATTGGGACAAAGTCAGGGCAACTTCCGATCGAGCAATGGTTTGGGACCAATTGGCATCGAGTTCATTTGA GTTGAATGAGGATGTGATCGAGAGTCTATTTGTCAACAATGCCACAAGTGCTCTTCCCAAAGATACGGGAAGAAAACAGGGAATCAtgccttccaagcaagagaacaGATTGTTGGACCCTAAAAGATCGCAGAACATCGCAATACTTTTGAGGGCTCTGAATGTGACAAGAGATGAGATCTCCAGGGCACTTTTGGATG GTAACATTGATTGTTTAGGAGCTGCGATTTTAGAAACTTTAGTGAAGATGGCGCCTACTAAGGAGGAAGAACTAAAACTACATAATTATACGGGTGATGTAACAGAATTAGGTTCAGCAGAGAGCTTTCTGAAAACAATTTTGGACATACCATTTGCTTTCAGAAGGATTGATGCAATGCTGTATAGAGCTAATTTTGAGTCTGAAGTTAAATATCTGAAACAATGTTATGGAACATTAGAG GCAGCTTGTGAAGATCTAAGAAGCAGTAGGCTATTCCTTAAGCTCCTGGAAGCCGTTCTGAGGACTGGAAACAGGATGAATGTGGGCACCAACCGAGGTCAAGCGATGGCCTTCAAGCTCGATACTCTTCTAAAACTTGCTGATGTAAGAGGGACCGATGGAAAGACCACACTTCTGCATTTTGTTGTGCGAGAGATTGTTCGTTTAGAAGGATCAAGTAGTGAATCTACTGCAAATGATTCTTCTAATATTGCTGAAGGTCAGTTTAAGAATCAAGACTTGAAAGTGGTGGCTGAGCTGAGTAGTGAGCTTAGCAATGTCAGGAAGGCAGCTGGAATGGACTCGGATGTGCTAAGCAGTTATGCGTCGAAGCTAGAAATTGGGCTTGAGAAGGTAAAGTCCGTTCTACACCTTGAGAAGTCATGCACACAAGGCATGAAATTTTTTGAAACGATGAGGATATTTGTTCCACAGTCCGAAAGGGAGATTGGCTTTGTTAAGGGAGACGAGAAAAAGGCAATGAACTTAGTTAAGGAAACTACAGAGTACTTCCACGGCGATGCAACAAAGGAAGAATCCCACCCACTTAGGATCTTCATGGTCGTGAGGGACTTCCTCTCTATGCTTGACGGTGTATGCAAGGAGGTGAATAGATTACATGAGAGGACAATGATTGGATCAGCTAGATCCTTCTCAATACCTGCAAGTACTTGTCAACCAGTCCTCCAAAGATATGAATGGAGAAGAGGCTCAGAGGATGATGATAGCTCATCATCATAA